tataagaggaggctgtggtttacaactgcgcgaggtctactgttcacagaactactagtttataaaAAACTGTGATGACTCTCATTTAAAATTCACGTGAGAAAACCTGTCTATCTAGCCGTGATTGAATGAAGGCATCTAAATtgagattcatgttataaagtcagcGAAAATGATAGGACATGGttgtcaattttattttccCACCGCCTCCTTAAGGCTCGGTgtacaccagttagtcaagacaagactagacacgtttagtcacaatacttcacattgttattcatgacgcaactcacactgattagtcattgcaattagacatgtcttcataagcaactatgtgaagttatgtgactgaacgtgtctgataatgacttgtcttgactaactggtgtgtacCTAGCCTAAGGCTCAGCGTACACCGGTTaatcaagacaagacaagacacgtttagtcacaataattcacacagttgcttatgaagacatgtctaattgcaatgactaatcagtgtgagttgcgtcataagcaactatgtgaagtattgtgactgaacgtgtctgacaatgtcttgtcttgactaactggtgtgcgcttAGCCTTAGTAGATATTTGATTGATGTTAAAAATGATCAGATATACTATGTTCATCACATACATTTTCATGAATTGAGATTCAATATTCTGGTAGTTGATTAAATCTCTTCATAACCTATAAATGATCTGGCAACCGTGCAGAATTACAGCTATTTGCTTTgcctaatgacagacaaggattaTAGCAAGCCAATGTTAGTCAGGTGCTAACTTTACAACGTCAAACTCACTATAAAAAACCCAGTAACTAATGCCACAgtaaccaataagagaagcgGAATAAGTCATGGATCAGCCGTTGATCACggatttcaatattataactgTATGGTTTAGAAGATGTTTCTATTTTTCCAACATACTTGAGTCAATCATTTCTTggggtagaaaaggatagcgctatctgctttgtcgaatgataggcaaggatagcaaaaccaatgtgAATgtcattataacctggacctcactatagtctgaGCGTAACCAAACACAAGCTGCGTCGCCGAGTGAGTAAGTatggccgttttcacactcACCGTTTGTCGGCCGACACTCAGAATTTACTGTCCTCCAATTGGCTAAGAGTCAGCTGTCGGTGAGAATTGACAAATCAGAGGACAATTCTGAATGTCAGCCGACAATCGACAAGTGTGAAGATAGCCGTTTTCAAATAACTGATAGTCGGCCGACATTAAGGTTATgcattaaatatattttttttctaaaaaaaaatcttttttctttttctaatctattggagaggttcttaggacataatctatgcaattgaaatatttttatcagcttctgttaTAGACCGAATAATAACCGCTGGTATGTGTAACTTTAAAGCACGGTTTCACGCCTGCTATGCTCGGGCAGCAACTGAATAGTACAGCTGGAGCGATCTAGCGGAATTAGTTTGTCCCTAAAGCTAAGCACTCGACTTTAATCGTCACGACACCAAGAATGTCCTCCGATAAACTGCGAATCAGTTGAGATCCGTATAATTCCCGGTCTTCCCGTCCTGTGGACACCCTGTGAGAATTAGTCAATCGGAGGATAATGACCGCTTTCACACttgggctcaactcacacttacgcgactcaggtcgagaagagactcgactctaatcgagagcatgtgtttccaaatggtgacactcagaccagggACACTATGACCTTGCCTTGTTTGtatatctattataatttaatctcTGTTAAGAAAAATCTGtccaattttaataaaaatatctcTGTACATTCACATTACACTAGACATAAGGATGATATAACTAGACCTACAGTTAGATTGACTAAAACTCTGAAAAGTATCTACAAATTCGCATGTTTAATCTTCTACCAGATAATGTTAAGCAGTtaccattgaaaacgttttgtattgctgttgataaatggctcaagtctgaagctttctattctgtaAATGAGTACCTGGAATATTTTAATGTGTATGTGTAAATTTGATTGTTTGATATAGCTTACCTTGTGATATTTTACATATTATTGACAAAGCCTATTGTTTACATTTTGTTATGTTGTTTTATGGCCAATAAATTTCTTGATCTttgaccagtcgattctagtctcctcgacgtcaccatttgcaaacacattgctctcgactagagtcgagtctcttctcgacctgagtcgctcAAGTGTAAGTTGAGCCTTACCGATTTTTTGACGGCAGGGCACgacaggacagaaagctctcaAATTGGGTGATTGGGTAAGCGTATCGACGATCAGTCAACCAGAGAGCTTTTTGTATTGTCGTGCCGTGCCGTCAAGAAATCGGTATGTCTGAAAACGGCCAATCTGGGTGTAATGAAGGTAGTAAATGTCGGCCGACAATCGTTACGTGTGAAAACAGCCATCAAAAACAGAATTGAATTGCTTCGCAATTCGAGTAGTGCCAGTGAGAGTAGAGCATGATTTAAATACTGATAATAAATACCAACTAAATTAGAATACATactaattattgaacaaaaacataaataaatcaattacaCTGGAAACTTCTGCTATGAAAAATATCGACAAGAAGGAGGACGGACAGCTCAAAGGAGATTCGATAAGAACTAACTTACTATCCAGacaatattaccatagagaaatgataagaagatatcccatggcataggacCCATGGGACCTATGTCAAATTTCAATACTTTTTTTGTTAACTcatgccgattactgtcaacaactgtctattattactgtattgtcGGGGTGAGAGTGTATTGAACGGCACATTATGAGACTACCAGCTTCATATAGCTTAACGAgaaagaactactagtactatcGGTttcagttaacagtgaaatttggaacataaacgccctataccatgggatatcttcttatgcgatcttcttatgatatcttCTTATCTATGATATTACGGGTCGAGGCCAGACGAGGCAAACGATAGAAGAGTCCTAAGCCagtcgaggccagcgacggtagagacctgcgacattcgagaccagcgaccgtagaggactcctgaaaaagaggcctcaaatgtcgcctgcgctaggcgacagttgaggcctctttaaTTTTTGAACAGCCCCAACAGTTGAGACCTGCGACCGCAGAGGACTCCTAAAAAAGagtcctcaaatgtcgcctgcgttaggcgacaatttttgtacaggcctcgactgtcgcgcccccttATAATACCTTGTCGTGTAGGTGTCGTACTTCTGGAAGACATTGCAGTCCAGTTTATAGGTTtactaatttataaattatttaccaAGCTACTAAAAGAGCAATTCCTTAGCGACGAATCTACGATTCTAACCACACGGCTCCTATTGTTTGCTGTAGATTCTATATCGATATACTTATAGACTAAACAGTAATAGACTACAGCCttcaagggccaagccacacgagtCGTTTTTCAGTTGGCTTGaaaggacaggaagctctccgattggctgattgagtTAGCGTATCTAATGAGCTTGCTGTCTAGCCAATCGGGGAGCTTCTTGTCCTGCCGTACCGACTGAAAAGACGCCTCATGTGGATGGCCCTAATACAGCCATCAAGCGACTAGGATCGCAGTCATTGCTAAGGAGATGCACCTCAAGGGCCGAGGTGTTTTCGACGTGCCTCGATACGTCAACCCAATCAACGAATCTGAGAGCATCTTATTCTGTAAATACGCTCGTGTGGCTATGCCCTAATACAGCCGTAGAGcagctatagtgtggtccaccttataatggcagtggataaagttAGAAgaatagcgttgccgattctctgcattaattaattatatttctacactgtcaaaaacataattgtcatcgttgtggacctagaaaaggatagtaccaccggctttgtcgaatgatagacaaggatagcaaaaccaagtttgatcaaatactgtcattataacgtggacctcactatagaatcttAGTCATCGCATCTCAGGTTCGAAACATACGAGGCGTTTTTTCAGACGGCATGACAGGTCTCGACACTCCATCCCAATCACCCAATCGCAGAGATTCCTGACCTGTCGTGCAAACTAGTCTAAAGAAACGCCTTATGTGTCAAGATAGATAACAGTTGAACATCGTCATAGAAATGAGTTTAACATAAGCTAATGGAAGAACCcttacatcaataaaatataaaagttaAACAAACTcaattcacgtttgaatttgtattccatatgatataagtaatccagttccgtgatgatctttctatctgatgaaaattaattttttagaatcaaaaatattataatttctccagcattatttagtttatttgtttatttttattcacctattaaattagttttttcgaatgtgagaatattgatactgatgggcacgcataataataccatgactgcaaaacaaaatattgaaaccaaagaccttaaagttgcgattagaccaaatttattaaaaaaatgttaataactcaatccttttagattatattagattgaacataacttatcatacacatgatgaacatatgtgtttgtcaacttccgttcaatctaatagaatctataaggattaagttataaccattttgttaataactttgatgtaaaccaGCTTAAAGATgtatacctctttaatgtctttgaaactatagaccttatgcaaatacagtaatagactacaGCCttcaagggccaagccacacgagtCGTTTTTCAGTTGGCTTGaaaggacaggaagctctccgattggctgattgagtTAGCGTATCTAATGAGCTTGCTGTCTAGCCAATCGGGGAGCTTCTTGTCCTGCCGTACCGACTGAAAAGACGCCTCATGTGGATGGCCCTAATACAGCCATCAAGCGACTAGGATCGCAGTCATTGCTAAGGAGATGCACCTCAAGGGCCGAGGTGTTTTCGACGTGCCTCGATACGTCAACCCAATCAACGAATCTGAGAGCATCTTATTCTGTAAATACGCTCGTGTGGCTATGCCCTAATACAGCCGTAGAGcagctatagtgtggtccaccttataatggcagtggataaagttAGAAgaatagcgttgccgattctctgcattaattaattatatttctacactgtcaaaaacataattgtcatcgttgtggacctagaaaaggatagtaccaccggctttgtcgaatgatagacaaggatagcaaaaccaagtttgatcaaatactgtcattataacgtggacctcactatagaatcttAGTCATCGCATCTCAGGTTCGAAACATACGAGGCGTTTTTTCAGACGGCATGACAGGTCTCGACACTCCATCCCAATCACCCAATCGCAGAGATTCCTGACCTGTCGTGCAAACTAGTCTAAAGAAACGCCTTATGTGTCAAGATAGATAACAGTTGAACATCGTCATAGAAATGAGTTTAACATAAGCTAATGGAAGAACCcttacatcaataaaatataaaagttaAACAAACTcaattcacgtttgaatttgtattccatatgatataagtaatccagttccgtgatgatctttctatctgatgaaaattaattttttagaatcaaaaatattataatttctccagcattatttagtttatttgtttatttttattcacctattaaattagttttttcgaatgtaagaatattgatactgatgggcacgcataataataccatgactgcaaaacaaaatattgaaaccaaagaccttaaagttgcgattagaccaaatttattaaaaaaatgttaataactcaatccttttagattatattagattgaacataacttatcatacacatgatgaacatatgtgtttgtcaacttccgttcaatctaaaagaatctataaggattaagttataaccattttgttgatagctttggtgtaaacccagcttaaagatgcatacctctttaatgtctttgaaactctagaccttatacaaatacagtaatagactggcttctccacacatctgtgtaatcacttgtcagctgatttatctatatatataataaaaatatatataaaagcgaaatggcactcactcactgactgactgattgactgactgactgactcactcactcactcactcgcagaactaaaaatctaccggaccaaaaacgttcaaatttggtaggtatgttcagttggccctttagaggcgcactaagaaatcttttggcgatattttaactctaagggtggtttttaagggttaaaagttcttttagcatttatattcttcttattccaatatcttaaaattagaatattgaaatgtccataccatatgttgatatggaactataatctagagagagtacctcttcgaaacagttgttctggtaactaaattaataattttgtcaggttggcattaagttgagttgactttcttaggttggcaccaagtcgaagattgaaatgtatttatcgcggaaaaattgattgggcactgctacttcaatcagagctattcctgggaatattatattactagccgtcaggctcgcttcgctcgccatatccgtttagccaaacgtttagtctgtacccccgactggatcgtcctaacatatgataaaaaatgaaaaatgcaggcgagcgaagcgagcctgctgttctcattcttggacaatccagtcgggggtccagggggcggagccccctggctagacggatatggcgagcgaagcgagcctgacggctagttatgaataattctatagtctgatttttactctagtattggcgtatgaaggaggctccttttcccttacccttgaaatgcaaaattttccaaaaaccttgtatatacgtcgacgcgcaattcaaaaggaacatacctgtcaaatttcatgaaaatctattaccgcgtttcgccgtaaatgcgcaacatataaatatataaatatttaaacattaagagtaatgccaaaccgtcgatttgaatcttagacctcacttcgttcggtcaacaaTGTGCCTAATTTATAAGTGGTATTACAGAAATCGTTCACTCTATAGTAAGCCTTTGCAGAAAGAAAGCTGTAAAAACTCTTTTTCATTAATGAGGTATTTGGAAGTTGACGCCAACATCTTTCTGAGTCTAGTGAGttctattattatgaattgatCAAGGAAACAATTTAAAAGACAAACCACAAATGTTGGTACCTTATTTTTGAACTTGCGAAATCGTTCCGTATAGGTGTCAGTCTTCTGGAAGACATTAGAGAAGCCCTGCTCCTCCTCTGCACTCTCGTTCTGTTGCTTGCGGTGTGCAATCAGCATATGAACCTCACTGATCAGCAGCGTCTCTGCGTTCTCAAACTCCTTGGGAAACTGCAGGTCGGCTGCGTCCTCTTCGGTCAGGTCTACACTGCccgccgccattttgaatctaCAAATCAAAGAGGACTTCtttagaaacaattattactgttGGATAAGTATGAAGTAAGTATTGTTACAATATGTGTAATCTTATCTAAAACGaatgaaatagaagaagaagaagaagaagaagaagaagaagaagaagaagaagaagaagacaggagaagaagaagaagaagaagaagaagaagaagaagacaggagaagaagaagaagacaggagaagaagaagaagacaggagaagaagaagaagacaggagaagaagaagaagagaagaagaagaagaagaagaagaagaagaagaagaagaaaagaagaagaagaagaagaagaagaagacaggagaagaagaagaagaagaagagaagaagaagaagaagaagaagaagaagaagaagaagagaagaagaagaagaagaagaagaagaagaggaagaagaagaagaagaagaagaagaagaagagaagaagaagaagagaagaagaaga
The window above is part of the Nilaparvata lugens isolate BPH unplaced genomic scaffold, ASM1435652v1 scaffold2916, whole genome shotgun sequence genome. Proteins encoded here:
- the LOC111054797 gene encoding LOW QUALITY PROTEIN: DNA-directed RNA polymerase II subunit Rpb4-like (The sequence of the model RefSeq protein was modified relative to this genomic sequence to represent the inferred CDS: deleted 2 bases in 1 codon), with the protein product MAAGSVDLTEEDAADLQFPKEFENAETLLISEVHMLIAHRKQQNESAEEEQGFSNVFQKTDTYTERFRKFKNKETIAAVRNLLTQKKLHKFELASIANLCPETPEEAKALIPSLEGRFEDEELRQILEDIQTKRSLQY